Proteins co-encoded in one Hymenobacter swuensis DY53 genomic window:
- a CDS encoding c-type cytochrome: MKNLLEIIMPASLTAVAGAIAVCLFTLGDYLSASPNLSENVTAAADSVVATPYGMMRITATGIERLPDSLAIKYMSPADSAQFFARQDPAAVAAGDALFKSNCAQCHAVNEVVVGPALAGIRKRRPETWIRAWVKNSGKLVARGDEYAVKVFNQYQQQQMPSFQLSDQEISQILDYIETHQGQGVAYAPARP, from the coding sequence ATGAAAAATCTGTTGGAAATCATCATGCCCGCCAGCCTGACGGCCGTGGCCGGAGCCATTGCCGTGTGCCTGTTTACCCTGGGTGACTATTTATCAGCTTCCCCTAACTTATCAGAAAATGTCACCGCGGCCGCTGATTCTGTCGTTGCTACTCCCTATGGAATGATGCGCATCACGGCTACTGGAATAGAAAGGCTACCTGATTCGCTGGCAATTAAGTATATGTCCCCTGCTGATTCAGCTCAGTTCTTTGCTCGCCAAGACCCGGCCGCCGTGGCCGCTGGCGACGCGCTGTTCAAGAGCAACTGCGCCCAGTGCCACGCCGTGAATGAGGTGGTAGTAGGCCCGGCCCTAGCCGGTATCCGCAAGCGGCGGCCCGAAACCTGGATTCGGGCCTGGGTAAAGAATTCGGGCAAGTTGGTGGCTCGCGGCGACGAGTACGCGGTGAAAGTCTTCAACCAGTACCAACAGCAGCAGATGCCCAGCTTCCAGCTGTCTGATCAGGAAATCAGCCAGATTCTGGACTATATCGAAACTCACCAGGGCCAGGGAGTGGCCTACGCGCCGGCCCGGCCCTGA
- a CDS encoding helix-turn-helix domain-containing protein, producing the protein MTDAEFDILDELYFVTSFADLSRKTSLPPAALESALRTLLEQGLVRSYWPDPDTELAYEESSYGAIVRDSFFLASKEGLLQHNTR; encoded by the coding sequence GTGACTGACGCTGAATTTGATATCCTCGACGAGCTGTACTTCGTCACTTCCTTTGCCGATCTGAGTCGCAAAACCAGCCTGCCACCTGCCGCGCTGGAGTCCGCGCTGCGCACCCTGCTGGAGCAGGGCCTTGTGCGCAGCTACTGGCCCGACCCCGATACAGAACTGGCCTATGAGGAAAGCTCCTATGGGGCCATCGTGCGCGACAGTTTCTTTCTGGCCTCGAAAGAAGGTCTGCTCCAACATAACACGCGCTAA
- a CDS encoding ABC transporter permease, whose protein sequence is MVGASAVAAVTEAAARPPGYYVRQRLLRNTPAMLGLGFIILCTLVALLGYWVLPDNSPSANNGVVQLQKEAPGFQATLLRLPLRDSARADNPLLTWWQGRAPRYQEVPIASYRIQGDSLLTQPYQNHSALADQPQAYALTAVAGRSGLAADLARTVEQEHIVRRTYWLGTDKAGRDELSRLLLGTRVSLGIGLVAVLISVLLGMLIGAVAGYVGGWLDSLLLGLMTVVWSIPGIMLVIAISLALDSKGVWTSFVAVGLTMWVDVARVVRGQMLSLREKTFVEAGRVLGLPQSRLIWRHLLPNMTGPLIVLATSNFAAAILLEAGLSFLGLGVQPPAPSWGLMVNEGFQLLGTEAGLWLTLLPGLAISLLVLSFNLLGNGLRDAYDPKTPLS, encoded by the coding sequence ATGGTTGGGGCCTCTGCCGTTGCTGCGGTGACCGAGGCGGCTGCCCGGCCGCCCGGTTACTATGTGCGCCAGCGGCTGCTGCGTAATACGCCGGCTATGCTGGGCCTGGGGTTCATTATACTCTGCACCTTGGTGGCACTGCTGGGCTACTGGGTGCTGCCGGATAACTCGCCCTCGGCCAATAACGGCGTGGTGCAGCTGCAAAAGGAAGCCCCCGGCTTTCAGGCCACCCTGCTGCGCCTGCCGCTACGGGATTCCGCGCGGGCCGACAACCCGCTGCTTACTTGGTGGCAAGGCCGCGCTCCGCGTTACCAGGAGGTGCCTATTGCCAGCTACCGTATTCAGGGCGATTCGCTGCTGACCCAGCCCTACCAGAACCATTCGGCCTTGGCCGACCAGCCGCAGGCCTACGCCCTGACAGCCGTAGCGGGCCGCTCCGGGCTAGCCGCCGACCTGGCCCGCACGGTGGAACAGGAGCACATTGTGCGGCGCACCTACTGGCTGGGTACCGATAAAGCCGGCCGCGACGAGCTGAGCCGGCTGCTGCTGGGCACCCGTGTGAGCCTGGGTATCGGGCTGGTGGCGGTGCTGATTTCGGTGTTGCTGGGCATGCTCATCGGGGCGGTAGCCGGCTACGTGGGCGGCTGGCTCGATTCGCTGCTGTTGGGCCTGATGACGGTGGTCTGGAGTATTCCGGGCATCATGTTGGTCATTGCCATTTCTCTCGCCCTCGACAGCAAGGGCGTCTGGACCTCCTTTGTGGCCGTGGGCCTGACCATGTGGGTGGACGTGGCCCGGGTGGTGCGCGGACAGATGCTGAGTCTGCGCGAAAAAACCTTTGTGGAGGCCGGCCGCGTGTTGGGCCTGCCCCAGAGCCGGCTCATCTGGCGGCACCTGCTGCCCAATATGACCGGTCCGCTGATTGTGCTGGCAACCAGTAATTTCGCGGCGGCTATTCTGCTGGAAGCCGGCCTGAGCTTTCTGGGCCTGGGCGTGCAACCGCCCGCGCCGTCCTGGGGGCTGATGGTCAACGAAGGCTTTCAGCTGCTAGGCACCGAGGCCGGCCTGTGGCTCACGCTGCTGCCGGGCCTGGCCATCAGCCTGCTGGTGCTCAGCTTCAACCTGCTCGGCAACGGCCTGCGCGACGCTTACGACCCCAAAACACCACTTTCCTGA
- a CDS encoding PP2C family protein-serine/threonine phosphatase, whose protein sequence is MPNTTPEKRLFLKERELGALLEITQAINLDSTEAALYKIFQFTLLGQLNIRRLVLYVKEEQEWVCVVSFGAGLSDFRKLELPAAILDGCTGQPCPLSNFGPLPAEWQLLETSIPVVQNGNVLAYVFIGNVHDDYAGEEATKFLQTLSNILIGAIQNRRLARQRVADAAMRKEIEIAQEVQTMLFPRKLPNDAHVAVQASYVPHTAVGGDYYDVVDLDADRFLFCVADVSGKGVAASLLMSNFQAGLRTLLRQKVDLATVAQELNNLIFRNAGGDKFITVFFGLYDRRTRLLEYVNAGHNDPLLVPDSGPVLLLKDGTIMLGVMDELPMLKVGSIVVPPHALLLTYTDGLTEVFDADHEEFGEEGVLRVLRHNRYAPLATVHRELLREIEVFNTNGNRFADDVTILSCRFK, encoded by the coding sequence ATGCCCAATACTACCCCCGAAAAGCGCTTGTTTCTGAAGGAGCGGGAGCTGGGTGCTCTGCTGGAAATTACGCAGGCCATCAACCTCGACTCCACGGAAGCGGCCCTATACAAAATCTTTCAGTTTACCCTGCTGGGGCAGCTCAACATCCGACGGTTGGTGCTTTACGTGAAGGAGGAGCAGGAATGGGTGTGCGTTGTCTCGTTCGGGGCTGGCCTGAGTGACTTCCGCAAGCTGGAGTTGCCGGCCGCCATCCTGGACGGCTGCACTGGCCAACCCTGCCCGCTGAGCAATTTCGGACCGCTGCCGGCCGAGTGGCAATTGCTGGAAACCAGCATTCCGGTGGTGCAAAACGGCAACGTGCTGGCGTACGTATTCATCGGTAACGTGCATGATGACTACGCGGGCGAGGAAGCCACCAAGTTTCTGCAGACGCTGAGCAACATCCTCATCGGAGCCATCCAAAACCGCCGCCTGGCCCGCCAGCGGGTGGCCGACGCGGCTATGCGCAAGGAAATTGAAATTGCCCAGGAGGTGCAGACGATGCTCTTCCCGCGCAAGCTGCCCAACGATGCTCATGTGGCCGTGCAGGCCAGCTACGTGCCCCATACCGCCGTGGGCGGCGACTATTATGATGTGGTAGACCTCGATGCCGACCGGTTTCTGTTCTGCGTGGCCGACGTGTCGGGGAAGGGCGTGGCCGCTTCGTTGCTGATGTCGAACTTCCAGGCCGGCCTCCGGACACTGCTCCGCCAGAAAGTGGACTTGGCTACCGTGGCCCAGGAACTCAACAACCTCATCTTCCGCAATGCCGGCGGCGACAAGTTCATTACGGTTTTTTTCGGCCTGTATGACCGACGTACGCGCCTGCTGGAATACGTGAATGCCGGCCACAACGACCCGTTGCTGGTGCCCGATTCCGGCCCGGTGCTTCTGCTGAAGGACGGTACTATTATGCTGGGCGTGATGGATGAATTACCCATGCTGAAGGTTGGCAGCATCGTAGTGCCCCCCCATGCGCTGCTGCTCACCTACACCGACGGCCTCACTGAAGTATTTGATGCCGACCACGAGGAGTTTGGTGAGGAAGGCGTACTGCGGGTGCTGCGCCACAACCGCTACGCCCCGCTGGCCACCGTACACCGCGAGCTACTGCGCGAAATAGAGGTTTTCAACACCAACGGCAACCGCTTCGCCGACGACGTAACCATCCTGAGCTGCCGGTTTAAGTAA
- a CDS encoding O-antigen ligase family protein produces the protein MSQRFASLLPSDPAQRIFVGFVVILLGGGATALLLDTPLALLPLVLGVGLLVVFTEWRLLYYLLFLTLAFSRELPLPGGLSMDVPSEPLLLVLTGCVLATVLMRRTAIPGQELRHPLVIILLLMLLWSVVSTIFSVDTTKSVKYLLAKVWYLVPFGLGTLLLVRRPTDVWRLAGLYVISATLTVLVTAAKHAAHGFSFESINEAVQPLYRNHVIYATVLALLLPFALYSIRSTHGKEKMAWWVALVVLVFGLLTSYTRASVLSLPVAGLFYGVIRLRQTRLLLVAVLVAVLSGATYFLSQNNYMLFAPNFEKTVFNGQNFEKHLEATYKLQDVSGMERVYRWVAAGRMAADKPLVGSGPSTFYPEYKRYTVRSFRTYVSENPEKSTTHNYFLLVLAEQGFPGVVLFITLLGAALITIETLYHRTHPGTQPRYVLLACGMSFVIIVFHLLLNELVEVDKIGSFFFINLFMLIRVGSWTKSEVVNL, from the coding sequence GTGAGTCAGCGGTTCGCCTCGCTCCTGCCCTCCGACCCGGCCCAGCGAATCTTCGTGGGGTTTGTGGTGATTTTGCTGGGTGGCGGTGCCACAGCCCTGCTGCTTGATACCCCGCTTGCCCTGCTCCCGTTGGTACTGGGCGTGGGCCTGCTGGTGGTGTTCACGGAGTGGCGGCTGCTCTACTACCTGCTGTTCCTGACGCTGGCTTTTTCCCGGGAACTCCCGCTACCCGGAGGCCTGAGCATGGATGTGCCTTCTGAGCCGCTGCTATTGGTGCTCACAGGCTGCGTGCTGGCCACGGTACTCATGCGTCGGACAGCCATTCCGGGGCAGGAATTGCGGCATCCGCTGGTAATTATTCTGCTCCTGATGCTGCTCTGGTCGGTAGTATCCACCATCTTTTCAGTCGATACCACCAAGTCCGTTAAATACCTGCTGGCGAAGGTCTGGTACCTCGTGCCGTTCGGGCTGGGCACCCTGCTGCTGGTGCGCCGCCCCACCGACGTATGGCGGCTGGCCGGGCTGTACGTCATTAGCGCCACGCTTACGGTGCTAGTCACGGCTGCCAAACACGCGGCCCACGGCTTCAGCTTCGAGTCCATTAACGAAGCCGTGCAGCCGCTGTACCGCAACCACGTAATTTATGCCACCGTGCTGGCGTTGCTGCTACCGTTTGCGCTGTACAGCATCCGGAGTACACACGGCAAGGAAAAAATGGCTTGGTGGGTGGCATTGGTCGTTCTGGTGTTCGGGCTTCTGACCTCTTACACCCGCGCTTCGGTGCTGTCGTTGCCGGTGGCCGGGCTGTTCTACGGCGTAATCCGGCTGCGGCAGACGCGCCTGCTGCTAGTGGCCGTGCTGGTGGCTGTGCTCAGCGGGGCCACTTACTTTCTGAGCCAGAACAACTACATGCTGTTCGCGCCTAACTTCGAGAAAACCGTTTTTAACGGCCAGAACTTTGAGAAGCACTTGGAAGCTACTTACAAGCTGCAGGACGTGTCGGGCATGGAGCGGGTATACCGCTGGGTGGCTGCCGGCCGCATGGCTGCCGATAAGCCACTCGTGGGAAGCGGCCCCAGCACATTTTACCCCGAATACAAACGCTACACGGTGCGCAGCTTTCGCACCTACGTGAGCGAAAACCCCGAAAAATCAACCACCCACAACTACTTTCTGCTGGTACTGGCCGAGCAGGGTTTTCCGGGTGTGGTCCTGTTCATCACGCTGCTGGGGGCCGCGCTTATTACCATCGAAACGCTGTATCACCGCACCCATCCAGGTACTCAGCCCCGCTACGTGCTGCTGGCCTGCGGCATGAGCTTCGTTATCATTGTATTCCATCTGCTACTGAACGAGTTGGTAGAAGTCGATAAAATCGGCTCCTTCTTCTTCATCAACCTGTTCATGCTTATCCGGGTAGGCAGCTGGACTAAAAGTGAAGTGGTGAACTTGTGA
- a CDS encoding GumC domain-containing protein, with amino-acid sequence MSEPSYSLLGLWPIINRWKKLVGTALVLALVLSVAVALLMPNVYKSTAVFFPTNPQTTDPDRIATEGSKLELGGRTEDLDRIITIGESQPIAELMIKRFGLHEHYETGAAGDDAADDAALRKFSSNLDIVHNERDAIELTFFDEDKQLAARIANTLVQVIDSVNQQLTLENRRNVLGLYQQRFQFLNKEFETSRQKLIQARRRYGIYGLEQQSRYLAREIIEVETDLRKAEGEGDDSRKIAGLRRALRGLTRSEQGNVLNLEDYTRGVDSLNLFTARMTDLQGRLVKARGDYETADVALKGKLSSLYLVQKAYPATKKSKPIRWLIVAGSVFLTLALSIVVITLLELWRRTTRRPTSRPAL; translated from the coding sequence ATGTCGGAGCCGTCTTATTCCCTCCTGGGCCTGTGGCCTATTATCAACCGTTGGAAGAAACTTGTAGGCACCGCCCTGGTGCTGGCGTTGGTGCTGAGCGTAGCCGTGGCGCTGCTGATGCCTAATGTGTATAAGTCCACCGCCGTTTTCTTTCCCACTAACCCACAAACCACCGACCCTGACCGCATTGCCACCGAAGGTAGCAAGTTGGAGTTGGGCGGCCGGACCGAAGACCTGGACCGCATCATCACCATTGGTGAGTCGCAGCCGATAGCTGAGCTGATGATCAAACGTTTCGGGCTGCATGAGCACTACGAAACCGGCGCGGCCGGCGACGATGCTGCCGACGACGCAGCCCTGCGCAAGTTCAGCTCTAACCTCGACATTGTGCACAACGAGCGGGACGCCATTGAGCTAACGTTTTTCGATGAAGACAAGCAGCTGGCCGCCCGCATTGCCAATACCCTGGTGCAGGTGATTGACTCCGTGAACCAACAGCTCACGCTGGAAAACCGCCGCAACGTGCTGGGCCTGTATCAGCAACGCTTTCAGTTCCTGAACAAGGAGTTTGAAACCTCCCGCCAGAAGCTCATCCAGGCCCGCCGCCGCTACGGCATTTATGGGCTGGAACAACAATCACGCTACCTGGCCCGGGAAATCATTGAAGTGGAAACCGACCTGCGTAAAGCGGAAGGCGAAGGCGACGACAGCCGCAAAATTGCCGGCCTGCGCCGCGCGCTGCGGGGCCTCACCCGCTCGGAGCAGGGCAACGTGCTGAACCTGGAGGACTACACGCGCGGCGTCGACTCGCTGAACCTGTTCACGGCCCGCATGACGGACCTGCAGGGCCGCCTGGTAAAAGCTCGCGGCGACTATGAAACGGCCGATGTAGCGCTGAAAGGCAAGCTTTCCTCGCTGTATCTGGTGCAGAAAGCGTATCCGGCCACCAAAAAGAGCAAGCCCATCCGCTGGCTGATTGTGGCCGGCTCGGTATTCCTGACGCTGGCCCTATCCATTGTGGTAATTACCCTGCTGGAATTGTGGCGGCGTACCACCAGGCGCCCCACCAGCCGGCCAGCCCTGTGA
- a CDS encoding oligosaccharide flippase family protein, translating into MVLLNLLVKPGWVVLENVVQDRIGHELFGTFTALLTLATIVAAVSDLGTTQLTTKRLAASPSFFTDFFPTLLPLRAGLGVGFLALTVGLGWVLGYRGHWLLLLAITAAGLLLTQYTLFLRGVLQAHQRFNTDAVLSVLERLLLLGLVLALLPMGLTLDRFVGVRTVAVLFTFLLLVGLIRRLYGRVALRPRWAQARQVLLESLPLAFITLVYGLNERIDMLMLERLVSAREASYYAAAYRWVDAVMMYLWTVLPLFFARFAHATGRPEEQQKLLWFGQRIVTVPLLLVVGFGLFRGELLFFQFKHSTPAELLRMTQCLQILFLNVLVHAFFAIYSTLLTSTDHEKPVSWLVTGSIVLNTGLNFLLLPRYGALAGAANTLLCAVVVSVGYVWLVPRRTGVQLPLAVLWRLALAFGGLCAGWYALRTYAGLPWWLETGVAGIWLLVLIFALGIVSMSELRQLRKKNE; encoded by the coding sequence GTGGTGTTGCTCAACCTGCTGGTAAAGCCGGGTTGGGTAGTGCTGGAAAATGTGGTGCAGGACCGCATCGGGCATGAGTTGTTCGGCACATTCACGGCTCTGCTCACGCTGGCTACCATTGTGGCGGCCGTTTCCGATCTGGGCACCACGCAGCTCACCACCAAGCGGTTGGCCGCTTCCCCCAGCTTCTTCACCGACTTCTTCCCGACCTTGCTGCCCTTGCGAGCCGGGCTGGGGGTGGGGTTTCTGGCCCTCACGGTAGGGCTGGGCTGGGTGCTGGGCTACCGGGGGCACTGGCTGCTGCTGCTGGCTATTACCGCCGCCGGCCTGCTGCTGACGCAGTACACGCTGTTCCTGCGCGGGGTGCTGCAGGCACATCAGCGGTTTAATACTGACGCGGTGCTATCAGTGCTGGAGCGGCTGCTGCTGCTGGGGCTGGTGTTGGCACTATTGCCGATGGGCCTCACGCTGGACCGGTTTGTGGGCGTGCGCACCGTGGCGGTGCTTTTCACGTTCCTGCTGCTGGTGGGCCTGATCCGGCGGCTGTACGGGCGGGTGGCCCTGCGGCCCCGCTGGGCCCAGGCGCGGCAGGTGCTGCTGGAAAGTCTGCCGCTGGCCTTCATTACGCTGGTGTACGGCCTGAATGAGCGGATTGATATGCTGATGCTGGAGCGGCTGGTATCGGCCCGCGAGGCCAGTTACTACGCGGCGGCCTACCGCTGGGTAGATGCCGTGATGATGTACCTCTGGACGGTGCTGCCACTGTTTTTTGCCCGCTTCGCCCATGCTACCGGCCGCCCCGAAGAGCAGCAGAAGCTGCTGTGGTTCGGGCAGCGCATCGTAACGGTGCCGCTGCTGCTGGTGGTGGGTTTCGGGCTGTTTCGGGGGGAGTTGCTGTTCTTTCAGTTTAAGCACAGCACCCCGGCCGAGCTGCTGCGCATGACGCAGTGCCTACAGATTCTGTTTCTGAACGTGCTGGTGCATGCCTTCTTCGCCATCTATAGCACTTTACTCACCAGCACCGACCATGAAAAACCGGTTTCCTGGCTCGTAACGGGTAGTATCGTGCTCAACACCGGCCTCAACTTTCTGCTGCTGCCGCGCTACGGCGCGCTGGCCGGAGCTGCCAACACGCTGCTATGCGCGGTGGTGGTATCCGTTGGCTACGTATGGCTGGTACCGCGCCGGACCGGCGTACAACTGCCGCTGGCAGTGCTGTGGCGGCTGGCCCTGGCGTTTGGCGGTTTGTGCGCGGGTTGGTACGCGCTGCGCACCTACGCCGGCCTACCCTGGTGGCTGGAAACCGGCGTAGCGGGTATCTGGTTACTGGTGCTGATATTTGCTCTGGGCATCGTCAGCATGTCGGAGCTGCGGCAACTGCGGAAAAAGAATGAATAG
- a CDS encoding glycosyltransferase family 4 protein, whose protein sequence is MHIAVNVRFLLPGDKLEGIGRFTLETLRHMVAQQPDHTFHFLFDRAFDERYLLGPNVVPHVLQPPARHPLLWAAWFEGAVAHWLRRNRPAVFLSPDGFTTLRTRVPRVTVLHDLAFEHFPADVDRLVLRYYQYFTPRFARASARLVAVSEATKQDIVSTYGTEPAKISVVYNAADAHFQPQPAAVQQATRERFAAGKPYFLFVGALQPRKNLVNLLRAFDAFKAATASPMKLLVVGRTAWKAGPIFDVYQQLQHRHDVHLTGRVTDTELVELYAAALATCYVPYFEGFGIPIIEAQACHSPVITSNCSSLPEVAGDAACLVDPFSVVSITQGLTQVYASADYRQKLILRGQRNIQRFSWAESARRLWAEVERAASDGS, encoded by the coding sequence TTGCACATAGCCGTTAACGTCCGCTTTTTATTGCCCGGCGACAAGCTGGAGGGCATCGGGCGTTTCACGCTGGAAACGCTGCGCCATATGGTAGCGCAGCAGCCGGACCACACGTTTCATTTCCTGTTCGACCGGGCTTTTGATGAGCGGTATCTGCTGGGCCCGAACGTAGTACCGCACGTATTGCAGCCGCCCGCCCGGCACCCGTTGTTGTGGGCGGCCTGGTTTGAAGGAGCCGTAGCCCACTGGCTGCGGCGCAACCGCCCGGCCGTTTTTCTTAGCCCCGACGGCTTCACCACCCTGCGCACCCGCGTACCCCGCGTAACGGTGCTACATGACTTAGCCTTCGAGCACTTCCCGGCCGATGTGGACCGCCTGGTGCTGCGCTACTACCAATATTTCACTCCCCGGTTTGCCCGCGCTTCCGCGCGGCTGGTAGCGGTATCGGAAGCCACGAAGCAGGATATTGTAAGCACCTACGGTACCGAGCCGGCCAAAATCAGCGTGGTGTACAACGCGGCCGATGCGCACTTCCAACCTCAGCCGGCCGCCGTGCAGCAGGCCACCCGGGAGCGGTTTGCCGCGGGTAAACCATATTTTCTGTTTGTGGGCGCATTGCAGCCGCGCAAGAATCTGGTCAACCTGCTGCGTGCCTTTGATGCGTTTAAAGCAGCCACCGCGTCGCCCATGAAGCTGCTGGTGGTGGGCCGCACTGCCTGGAAGGCCGGTCCCATCTTCGATGTGTATCAGCAGCTACAGCACCGCCACGATGTACACCTGACCGGCCGCGTCACCGATACCGAGCTGGTAGAACTGTACGCCGCTGCGCTGGCTACCTGTTACGTGCCGTACTTCGAAGGCTTCGGCATTCCCATCATCGAAGCGCAGGCCTGCCACTCGCCCGTCATTACTTCCAACTGCAGCTCTTTACCCGAAGTAGCCGGCGACGCCGCCTGTTTGGTCGACCCGTTCTCGGTGGTTTCCATTACCCAGGGCCTGACTCAGGTATATGCCTCCGCCGACTACCGTCAGAAGCTGATTCTACGCGGGCAGCGCAACATCCAGCGGTTTTCCTGGGCAGAAAGTGCCCGGCGGCTGTGGGCGGAAGTGGAGCGCGCTGCCTCAGATGGCAGTTAG
- a CDS encoding polysaccharide deacetylase family protein has translation MHLHRMPGLVQRLFPDCLWTMPPTTPPTLYLTFDDGPIPEETPFVVEQLARFGASGTFFCVGDNLAKHPDVARQVLAGGHRLANHTYHHLSGWSHSRPEYLADVARCHTLLQQLQPEARPLLRPPYGRITPALAQKLNQTHQVVMWDVLTCDYDRDFAPEECLATAIRLTRPGSIVVFHDSLKASANLRYVLPRYLTHFAALGYTFAHL, from the coding sequence ATGCACCTACACCGAATGCCCGGCCTGGTGCAGCGGCTGTTTCCCGACTGCCTCTGGACGATGCCGCCCACCACGCCGCCCACCCTATACCTGACGTTTGATGACGGTCCTATCCCGGAAGAAACGCCGTTTGTAGTGGAGCAGTTGGCTCGTTTCGGGGCCAGTGGCACGTTCTTCTGCGTGGGCGACAATCTGGCCAAGCACCCGGATGTGGCCCGGCAGGTGCTGGCAGGTGGCCACCGCCTGGCTAACCACACCTACCATCACCTCAGCGGCTGGAGCCATTCCCGCCCCGAATACCTGGCCGACGTAGCCCGGTGCCATACGTTGCTGCAGCAGCTGCAGCCCGAAGCCCGGCCCCTGCTGCGTCCGCCCTACGGCCGTATTACTCCTGCGCTGGCCCAAAAGCTGAACCAGACCCACCAGGTAGTGATGTGGGACGTGCTGACCTGTGATTATGACCGGGATTTTGCCCCAGAGGAATGCCTGGCTACTGCTATTCGCCTGACCCGGCCCGGTTCCATCGTCGTCTTCCATGACAGCCTGAAAGCCAGTGCCAATTTGCGCTATGTGCTTCCCCGTTACCTCACGCATTTTGCCGCGCTGGGCTATACGTTTGCCCATCTGTAA